In Miscanthus floridulus cultivar M001 chromosome 8, ASM1932011v1, whole genome shotgun sequence, the sequence CTGCCGGTCTTGGAGGAACCCTTCTCGTACTGCTCGATGTAGACACGGATGGTGGCACCAACAGAACCAGTTCCAGAGAGGCGGAACACCTAGAATGCCGAAAATCCATGTTAGCTCACCAGTATGATATAGACAGAGATCTCAAATATATCCATCTGACCAAGGATGAATCCAGCTCAGACTTATCATGTACCGACTGATAATATTGCAAAAAAGGAAATGTATTGTTGACTGGAACAAGGTTTTCACACCACTCCCTTTGTTTTGGTTCAAGACATAAAATAGAGGATATCTAAAACAACACAGGTCTACATACCAGCCGTGAACCATCTCCGAAGAGGTATTGGATGCCCTGGTGCTTGGACACAGAGCCATCAACAGGATCCTTGTACTCAAACTCGTCAGATACAACTACTTCAGAAACATCAGACCGGATCTCCTTGATCAGCCTGACAGAGATAATTTAGATATGGCACTAAAATGTTCAAGATTGCTTAAGTTGATATATGTATATACGGGAGTACGACCATAATTTTTTGGAGGCACTGATTCCTTTACACTTTAAAAAGTTCCACTTACTTGTTGACATCAGAAAGTGATGACTGCATGCTTCCTAGGTTTGCCATAAGCTCCTTAGCAGCCCCCGCGCCAACATTCTTCACAAACAAACTTGTGCATTTAGAATGATATCTGAAACAGGTGGTACATATATGCAAGGCGAATGTCAAAAAAAGTTAGTACCTCATAGTCATAGCGTGTGTAATAATGGCAACCATATGTGGCCCAGTGCTGACGGACAATATCTTCAACACTGACAAGCTTATCTCCTCCAAGGTCATCCTTATTCTTGAAAGCAATaatagaaagccatgcaagcacaGCCCAGATGCCATCCTTCTCACGAATGTGGTCAGACCCTGGCCAAAGTAGTACATATAAACATCTCAATAATGTCTATACCAAATACCAACAAGTCCTTGACCTTACTATGGGTTGGATTCATGACCGACTCAATAAAAGGGCGAGAGAGCTCACTATCAGAACACAACAAGTGATTTGCCCCATTCATGTTAACACAATTTACCCATCTAACATGACGATACAAGAGGTGCTAGCATGTTTACTACTGTGATTCGCATGTATATAAATGATAGCCAGAAGCCAAATATTACCAGTGCCAAAGCTTTCTTCACCACAGATTGAGCACATTCCAGCATCCATCAAATTCCCAAAAAACTTCCGCCCAGTAGGCACCTGAAACATGGTTGTTTATGTTAGATTTATCTAGCATTCAAAAATCTTGCAAACCAAGGTCTCAACACTTTACCTCAAAGAACTTGAGATTCAAATTCTTTGCAACAACATCAAAGGCAGCAGATATTGGCATGCTCCTGCAACTACAACAATGGATTATCATAAGCAGCGTATCAGTGCATAGAGAAATTTTAAATGCATCTAAGGTCAGACGGCTAGGGGATGAAAAAGTTGGCGTTAGCAGAAACTGTGTTCCAAATGGTATTGTCGCTGATATGTTAAGCAGATTTATTGGGCAGAACACTACCAGACTTAAAACAGATGGTGCACAAAATGTAGAGAGAAACATGCATTTTTACTGCAGGCTACAGTGAAGTTTACCGCTTTGAGCCTACAGTGAGAGTTTTTACAGCGACAATATATCTAGATGTTATATTAGCAGCACAGTATGGAGGAGAGCTTTTCACCTGGCAACTCCCTTGAGGCCAGAAGCAAAGTAAGGAATTGATTGGACAGCATTGGCCACGATAATGGCAACAGAGTCCGATGGTGCCACAAAGAATCTATAACAAGGCAAAGGGGGAGTACCATGAATTCCTTATGCTTTTCTAGAATCCAAAACAAATTTTCTACATAGCGAGATATTCGAACATATCATACCTTTTACCCAGAATCATGTTGCGATCAGCATCTCCATCAGCTGCAGCGCCAAATTCAGGGGGCTCAACATTTGAGGATGACTTTCCAAGATCCATCCGTTCAACCAACTCTTTTGCATAGGTGAGGCTAGGATCCGGATGACCACCTCCAAAGTCCTCCTGCAAAAACATAAGTGATGAATTAATACCAAGCCATATTTTAAGTAGAAATTTGTGACAATAGAAGAGCTCATTACTTTCGGGACACAATTCAACAGCGAGCTTTCATCAGCACCAAGCTCTTCCACAAAGATGTGTCTGGCATAAGCTCCAGCAACACCATGGAGCGCATCATAACTAAAAGAGCACAACAAGATTTCAGATGTGTTACAGTAATATTATTACGTCAATGGTGACATGGTTGCAGTCATAGATGAATACCAGAATGTAAATTTTTGGGAAGCCAGCAGCTTTTTTATTGCTTCAAAGTCAAAAATTGTCCGGAAATGATGGCGGTAACTAAATCATTAGATTCCCTTGTTACACAACATGATCCAGGTAACATGTAATGATATAAAGCACAGATATTCTCACTTCAATGAAAGAAAACACGAAAGAACAAGCTACTTACTTCATTAACTTGATGTAATGTACACTAGAGTCAAAGACATCCACATCAAAGGGGACATCGGGTCCACTGAAGCTGGTGAGACCGACAACAGAAATATCAACCTGCAGTAGTAAAGTAGGAGAAAATGAATAGTCCACTAACCTGTCAAAAGGAACAGCGAGAAAATACTTAGCAGGCTGGCACTGAATCATACATCTAGAAGGTCTTCAGAGATGAGGTATTCAGAGATTGTCGTTGTATTAGAGAAAATCTTGTCAGTAACGGATTCAGGGGCATCcaataaaaatttcaggactctGAAAATATAATTATCAACCATGCTTTCCTGTGCTGACCTTTATCAGTGACGACCATGTGGATCCTCGGCGGCGTTCCCGGCAAGTTGCAGGGCCTCAAGAAAAGGAAACACAGAGATGTCAGTCAAAACCTAACCAAATCGAGAAGGCCGCAACAACCCCATCGAGACTGAACCCCAGATCCAGACTGAGAAGAAGGGGACGCGAACCTGGACGGCGTCGATCTACTCGAAGACAGCGGCAAGGTGGGAGTACCCAGCTTGGGCAGAGATGAAGATGAGGGAAGCGCTTGCAGCAGAGGCCGGTCGTGACCCAAGCGCTGTTGCCGCCAGCAAGGGCCACCGGTCCGCGCAGCTGCCGCAGCTGGACCCGTAGCCGCCGGGGGGGAGGAAGAGGACACGACACGATTCGTCCGCGCAGCGAGGTGGTAATGTTCCGCGCGGCCGAACCACGGCCACGTCGAGGCCCCGGATGGATTCCTTGAGCGCCTCCACGCCGGCCGCGACGCGGCGCAATCCGACGGGACGGACGCGGTCGCGCCGTCGCGGGGTATAGTGGTCGCGCCGTCGGGAGATGGAGGGGTAGGGGAGGGGGAAGCGGGCGGGGGGAGGGGTGGCCGCCGACGCCGGAGAGACGACCGACGGCTGTGGCGCTGACAGTGCCGTGGAGCTCGTCGGGGCTAGGGTTGCAGGGGAAAGAAgggaggagcagaggaggaggaggccggtgccagcggcgagatggagctcgtccGGCTAGGGTTGGTGGCGACGGGGTCGGGTGCCTGTGTGAGTGAGAAATGGAAATGGGGATGGGATGAGAACCGGAGATGGAGACGGTATGGGAGCCATGCCGGTCGGTGCATGGTCGGTGGCCGATCGTACATGGTCGGCGCAGGCATTAAATGTTCGGCTATCCGACTTGTTTCGCGCCGAGCTCTGCGGCCCGCGCAGGCGGCTCAGAAATGGAGATGGGGAGGGGGACGGGGATGGGACGAGAACCGGAAATGAGGACGAGATGGGGCCAGGGTGCACACAAGTCGACAAGTGATGCATGCAAAGCGAGGACGGCCCCAGCAGCATGAATGTACACGTTAGGCACCGGCCATGCATGTCACCCGCCACTGCCTCACCTGGCCGGTTACTTCATCTGAgccgtggaatctctatctaacgCACTAAATAAAAAGTGCGTACGTGGACACCCTAGAAGGCCGCCGATtcggcgtgccttcatatctttaataAATGATGGCCCCCTTGACTGAACTTTCACTGAGAGAAGCTGGTTTTGCTAGAGGACACACTTTCTGTGCAGTATTTTATCAGGCTAGGGAAATAAGTGCGACACTGAACTGGTTTCAGAGAAGGTTCAGTCCAATCTGAAACCACGATATGACATTGTCAATAATGAATTTGGAAATGTTTAGAGGTTCAGTCCAATCTGAAATCCTTTCCCCCAAGACCCCAAATGGATGCAAAGAGCTCACTCTTTGGTTAACTGGAAATGCTGTATTTGGTCACTCGTGAAGGGTAACAATAATCCTGAAAACGCCTCCAAAGTTGCATTTATTTGGGACAGTTGAAGATGAGACATTGGAGGAAACCAAATCTTGCGCTGTGCATGGAGCAGGAGATTTGGTTCCCGCCAACACTCACCTTCAGCTTCCAAATTCTTCAGAGAAGTGTCTTACTGCACTGGACCAGTGCACCTACACATCATCAGATCAACTGAACATGAGATATTGGAGGAAACCAAGTCTCGTCTTTGCTTTCGCAATCAGATTTGGTTCCATCCAATTCTCAAATTCAATTGCCAAAGCTTCAGCTCATGGTTCTCACCCTAGCCTAGCTACTTGATTTTGCAATGGCTACTGATAGAGGCGCTGAAGATAAGATGTTGGAGAAAACTGAACTCCTGAAACTGTCTGTCACGGAATTGAAGACAGGCAGAGTTCAGTTTCCTACAACTCTTACCTTCAGAGCTAGCTAATGAAATGTTTGGGTTGCGATGCTTCGAGCTTATGATGCTGCTGCCCTTTTATACACACAGCTCAACCAAGAGATCATGTGCTGCTCTGTTGTGATATTCTCTATCACGATTCATGAGTAGTGCATGTCCAGAAAAAAGGTTCTGAAGGACAGTTATGCTTTCTAACAAACTCTGACCAGAAATATCCTTGCCGTGCCTTTTGTATTTCATTCGGCATTCTGCTTCCTGCAACTCAGGCCTTAGATAAAAGTTTTCATCTACACGGCATGATCCATTTCAATGGTGTTAAATGCTGAAGCCTCAAGGTAAACATAACCAAATCCTAAACCCCTGCTATCTGAGTAATCTTTCTTCGTGAGATGTTAATGCCAATAATCCATACGGACAACCACTTTTACAGAACTGGTAGTAGCCCTAGCATCAATAGCCAACCAATGGCCGGATTCTCTGAAACCTTTTTTAGTTATGTGCTGCTTCACAGTAGCTGAAGAGGAAAATTGTACAGAAAGGCAAAGGCAGGAACAGCAGGACAGTCAATAAAGTATTACCAGGACAAGTGTCTTTCATTATGATAGCT encodes:
- the LOC136472474 gene encoding phosphoglucomutase, cytoplasmic 2-like isoform X1, with amino-acid sequence MVVTDKDLLDVDISVVGLTSFSGPDVPFDVDVFDSSVHYIKLMNYRHHFRTIFDFEAIKKLLASQKFTFCYDALHGVAGAYARHIFVEELGADESSLLNCVPKEDFGGGHPDPSLTYAKELVERMDLGKSSSNVEPPEFGAAADGDADRNMILGKRFFVAPSDSVAIIVANAVQSIPYFASGLKGVASCRSMPISAAFDVVAKNLNLKFFEVPTGRKFFGNLMDAGMCSICGEESFGTGSDHIREKDGIWAVLAWLSIIAFKNKDDLGGDKLVSVEDIVRQHWATYGCHYYTRYDYENVGAGAAKELMANLGSMQSSLSDVNKLIKEIRSDVSEVVVSDEFEYKDPVDGSVSKHQGIQYLFGDGSRLVFRLSGTGSVGATIRVYIEQYEKGSSKTGRDSQDALAPLVVALKLSKMQEYTGRSAPTVIT
- the LOC136472474 gene encoding phosphoglucomutase, cytoplasmic 2-like isoform X3, producing the protein MIQCQPAKYFLAVPFDSFSGPDVPFDVDVFDSSVHYIKLMNYRHHFRTIFDFEAIKKLLASQKFTFCYDALHGVAGAYARHIFVEELGADESSLLNCVPKEDFGGGHPDPSLTYAKELVERMDLGKSSSNVEPPEFGAAADGDADRNMILGKRFFVAPSDSVAIIVANAVQSIPYFASGLKGVASCRSMPISAAFDVVAKNLNLKFFEVPTGRKFFGNLMDAGMCSICGEESFGTGSDHIREKDGIWAVLAWLSIIAFKNKDDLGGDKLVSVEDIVRQHWATYGCHYYTRYDYENVGAGAAKELMANLGSMQSSLSDVNKLIKEIRSDVSEVVVSDEFEYKDPVDGSVSKHQGIQYLFGDGSRLVFRLSGTGSVGATIRVYIEQYEKGSSKTGRDSQDALAPLVVALKLSKMQEYTGRSAPTVIT
- the LOC136472474 gene encoding phosphoglucomutase, cytoplasmic 2-like isoform X4, whose product is MVVTDKDLLDVDISVVGLTSFSGPDVPFDVDVFDSSVHYIKLMNYDALHGVAGAYARHIFVEELGADESSLLNCVPKEDFGGGHPDPSLTYAKELVERMDLGKSSSNVEPPEFGAAADGDADRNMILGKRFFVAPSDSVAIIVANAVQSIPYFASGLKGVASCRSMPISAAFDVVAKNLNLKFFEVPTGRKFFGNLMDAGMCSICGEESFGTGSDHIREKDGIWAVLAWLSIIAFKNKDDLGGDKLVSVEDIVRQHWATYGCHYYTRYDYENVGAGAAKELMANLGSMQSSLSDVNKLIKEIRSDVSEVVVSDEFEYKDPVDGSVSKHQGIQYLFGDGSRLVFRLSGTGSVGATIRVYIEQYEKGSSKTGRDSQDALAPLVVALKLSKMQEYTGRSAPTVIT
- the LOC136472474 gene encoding phosphoglucomutase, cytoplasmic 2-like isoform X5; the protein is MVVTDKDLLDVDISVVGLTSFSGPDVPFDVDVFDSSVHYIKLMNYRHHFRTIFDFEAIKKLLASQKFTFCYDALHGVAGAYARHIFVEELGADESSLLNCVPKEDFGGGHPDPSLTYAKELVERMDLGKSSSNVEPPEFGAAADGDADRNMILGKSCRSMPISAAFDVVAKNLNLKFFEVPTGRKFFGNLMDAGMCSICGEESFGTGSDHIREKDGIWAVLAWLSIIAFKNKDDLGGDKLVSVEDIVRQHWATYGCHYYTRYDYENVGAGAAKELMANLGSMQSSLSDVNKLIKEIRSDVSEVVVSDEFEYKDPVDGSVSKHQGIQYLFGDGSRLVFRLSGTGSVGATIRVYIEQYEKGSSKTGRDSQDALAPLVVALKLSKMQEYTGRSAPTVIT
- the LOC136472474 gene encoding phosphoglucomutase, cytoplasmic 2-like isoform X6, which produces MNYRHHFRTIFDFEAIKKLLASQKFTFCYDALHGVAGAYARHIFVEELGADESSLLNCVPKEDFGGGHPDPSLTYAKELVERMDLGKSSSNVEPPEFGAAADGDADRNMILGKRFFVAPSDSVAIIVANAVQSIPYFASGLKGVASCRSMPISAAFDVVAKNLNLKFFEVPTGRKFFGNLMDAGMCSICGEESFGTGSDHIREKDGIWAVLAWLSIIAFKNKDDLGGDKLVSVEDIVRQHWATYGCHYYTRYDYENVGAGAAKELMANLGSMQSSLSDVNKLIKEIRSDVSEVVVSDEFEYKDPVDGSVSKHQGIQYLFGDGSRLVFRLSGTGSVGATIRVYIEQYEKGSSKTGRDSQDALAPLVVALKLSKMQEYTGRSAPTVIT
- the LOC136472474 gene encoding phosphoglucomutase, cytoplasmic 2-like isoform X2, whose protein sequence is MVVTDKDLLDVDISVVGLTSFSGPDVPFDVDVFDSSVHYIKLMNYRHHFRTIFDFEAIKKLLASQKFTFCYDALHGVAGAYARHIFVEELGADESSLLNCVPKEDFGGGHPDPSLTYAKELVERMDLGKSSSNVEPPEFGAAADGDADRNMILGKRFFVAPSDSVAIIVANAVQSIPYFASGLKGVARSMPISAAFDVVAKNLNLKFFEVPTGRKFFGNLMDAGMCSICGEESFGTGSDHIREKDGIWAVLAWLSIIAFKNKDDLGGDKLVSVEDIVRQHWATYGCHYYTRYDYENVGAGAAKELMANLGSMQSSLSDVNKLIKEIRSDVSEVVVSDEFEYKDPVDGSVSKHQGIQYLFGDGSRLVFRLSGTGSVGATIRVYIEQYEKGSSKTGRDSQDALAPLVVALKLSKMQEYTGRSAPTVIT